One Urocitellus parryii isolate mUroPar1 chromosome 8, mUroPar1.hap1, whole genome shotgun sequence DNA window includes the following coding sequences:
- the Aars2 gene encoding alanine--tRNA ligase, mitochondrial, translating to MAAPVAAVARRLRRPIRRSPAWQGPSRRPASTKPPPAQSSAVRDAFLSFFRDRHGHRLVPSASVRPRGDPSLLFVNAGMNQFKPIFLGTVDPRSEMAGYRRVANSQKCVRAGGRHNDLADVGRDLSHHTFFEMLGNWAFRGEYFKEEACSMAWELLTQVYGIPEDRLWVSYFGGDPKTGLDPDLESRDIWLSLGVPANRVLSFGPQENFWEMGDTGPCGPCTEIHYDLAGGVGAPQLVELWNLVFMQHNREADGSLQPLPHRHVDTGMGLERLVAVLQGRCSTYDTDLFSPLLHAIHQSCGAPPYSGRVGAADEGRIDTAYRVVADHIRTLSVCIADGVSPGMSGAPLVLRQILRRAVRFSTEVLRAPPGFLGSLVPVVVETLGNAYPELQKNSAQIANLVSEDEAAFLASLQRGRRIIDRALRRLGPSDLFPAEVAWSLSLSGDLGLPLDLVELMLQEKGVKLDFAGLERLAQEEAQHRAQRTEPEQEQGLHLNIHALGELQRQGVPPTDDSPKYSYSLQPDGGYEFGTCEAQVLRLYAEDGTAVASVGAGQRCGFLLDRTNFYAEQGGQASDRGYLVRAGQQDVLFPVARAQVFGGFVLHEAVAPECLQVGDQVQLHVDKAWRLGCMEKHTATHLLSWALRQTLGPHTEQRGSHLNPERLRFDVATQVPLTPEQLRRIEDTVQEAVGQDEAVYMEEVPLALTAHIPGLRCLDEVYPDPVRVVSVGVPVARALDPASQAALQTSVELCCGTHLLRTGDVGDLVIIGEHQLTKGTTRLLAVTGEQAKQAREVGQSLTQEVEAATERLSRGTQDLGEAQRLSKDMGRLTEAVDTATMPQWQRRELQATLKVLQRRANTAIRKLEMGQAAKKSEELLKRHTKGPLIVDTVPAESLSVLVKVVRQLCAQAPSTSVLLLSPQPVGNVLCACQVAQGATPTFTAEGWALAVCSHMGGKAWGSRVVAQGTGSTTDLEAALRTARTYALNQL from the exons ATGGCGGCGCCGGTGGCAGCTGTAGCCCGGCGGCTGCGGCGGCCCATTCGAAGGTCGCCCGCATGGCAAGGCCCCAGCCGTCGGCCAGCCTCCACCAAGCCGCCTCCAGCCCAGAGCTCCGCCGTGAGGGACGCCTTCCTGAGCTTCTTCCGGGATCGCCACGGCCACCGCCTAGTACCCTCTGCCTCAGTGCGTCCCCGCGGCGACCCGAGTCTGCTGTTCGTCAACGCGGGCATGAACCAG TTCAAGCCCATCTTCCTGGGCACTGTGGATCCTCGAAGTGAAATGGCAGGCTACCGGCGTGTGGCCAACAGCCAGAAATGTGTGCGAGCCGGAGGTCGCCATAATGATCTGGCAGAtgtgggtcgggacctttcccaTCACACCTTCTTTGAGATGCTTGGCAATTGGGCCTTCAGGGGTGAATATTTTAAG GAAGAGGCTTGCAGCATGGCCTGGGAACTTCTGACTCAAGTCTATGGGATTCCTGAGGATAGGCTTTGGGTCTCCTACTTTGGTGGAGATCCCAAAACAGGACTGGACCCAGACCTAGAGAGCAGGGACATCTGGCTCAGCTTAGG GGTGCCTGCCAACCGTGTACTTTCCTTTGGACCACAGGAGAACTTCTGGGAGATGGGGGACACTGGCCCTTGTGGGCCCTGTACTGAGATCCACTATGACCTGGCTGGTGGGGTGGGAGCCCCTCAGCTGGTGGAACTTTGGAATCTGGTATTCATGCAGCACAACAG AGAGGCCGATGGAAGCCTACAGCCCCTGCCCCATCGGCACGTGGACACAGGAATGGGCCTGGAAAGACTGGTGGCCGTGCtgcaaggcaggtgctccaccTATGACACTGACCTCTTCTCCCCGCTTCTCCATGCCATTCACCAG AGCTGTGGGGCACCCCCTTACTCAGGCCGGGTAGGAGCAGCAGACGAGGGACGCATAGACACAGCGTATCGCGTGGTGGCTGACCACATCCGCACACTCAGTGTCTGCATTGCTGATGGCGTCTCCCCGGGAATGTCAGGTGCCCC GTTGGTTCTTCGTCAGATTCTTCGGCGAGCTGTGCGCTTCTCCACGGAGGTCTTACGGGCACCACCTGGCTTCCTGGGCAGCTTGGTGCCAGTAGTGGTGGAGACACTG GGAAACGCTTATCCTGAACTGCAGAAGAACTCAGCACAG ATAGCCAACCTAGTGTCGGAGGACGAGGCCGCTTTCCTGGCCTCCCTGCAGCGGGGCCGGCGGATCATTGACCGAGCTCTGAGGCGCCTGGGGCCTTCTGATTTGTTCCCTG CCGAAGTGGCCTGGTCCTTATCACTATCTGGGGACCTGGGGCTCCCCCTGGACCTGGTGGAGCTGATGCTGCAGGAGAAGGGGGTGAAGCTGGACTTTGCAGGGCTGGAACGACTGGCCCAGGAGGAGGCCCAG CACCGGGCTCAGCGCACTGAGCCAGAGCAAGAGCAAGGACTGCACCTCAATATCCATGCACTGGGGGAGCTGCAACGCCAAGGGGTGCCCCCAACCGACGACAGCCCCAAGTATAGCTACTCCCTGCAACCTGATGGGGGTTATG AGTTTGGCACCTGTGAGGCCCAAGTATTGCGGCTGTATGCAGAGGACGGGACAGCTGTGGCTTCTGTGGGGGCAGGCCAGCGTTGTGGCTTCCTCCTGGACAGGACCAACTTCTATGCTGAACAGGGGGGTCAGGCTTCTGACCGAGGCTACCTGGTGCGGGCGGGACAGCAG GATGTGCTGTTCCCCGTGGCCCGGGCCCAAGTCTTCGGGGGCTTTGTCCTGCATGAGGCAGTGGCCCCTGAATGCCTGCAAGTGGGGGACCAGGTGCAGCTTCATGTGGATAAG GCCTGGCGTCTGGGCTGCATGGAGAAGCACACGGCCACCCACCTCCTGAGCTGGGCTCTGCGGCAAACCTTGGGCCCCCACACAGAGCAGCGGGGCTCCCATCTCAATCCAGAACGACTGCGCTTTGATGTGGCCACCCAG GTCCCACTGACCCCAGAGCAGCTCCGGAGAATAGAAGATACTGTGCAGGAAGCCGTGGGGCAGGACGAGGCTGTATACATGGAGGAGGTACCTCTGGCACTCACTGCCCACATCCCTGGCCTGCGCTGTCTGGATGAG GTGTACCCAGACCCAGTGCGGGTGGTGTCCGTGGGGGTACCCGTGGCCCGTGCGTTGGACCCCGCCTCCCAGGCTGCACTGCAGACCTCCGTGGAGCTCTGCTGTGGGAC GCACCTGCTACGCACAGGGGATGTGGGGGACCTGGTTATCATCGGGGAGCACCAGCTCACCAAAGGCACCACTCGTCTGCTGGCCGTCACCGGGGAGCAGGCCAAGCAG GCCCGAGAAGTGGGCCAGAGCCTCACCCAGGAGGTGGAAGCAGCCACAGAGCGGCTGAGTCGAGGCACCCAGGACCTGGGGGAGGCACAGCGGCTATCCAAGGACATGGGACGGCTCACGGAG GCTGTGGACACTGCCACGATGCCCCAGTGGCAGCGACGGGAGCTTCAGGCCACATTGAAGGTGCTCCAGCGTCGCGCCAACACGGCCATCCGCAAGCTGGAGATGGGCCAG GCTGCAAAGAAATCCGAGGAGCTGCTCAAGAGGCACACGAAGGGGCCTCTGATAGTGGACACAGTCCCTGCTGAGTCCCTATCA GTGCTGGTGAAGGTGGTGCGGCAGCTGTGCGCACAGGCCCCCAGCACATCCGTGCTCCTTCTCAGCCCCCAGCCAGTGGGCAACGTGCTGTGTGCCTGTCAGGTGGCCCAG